A genomic segment from Streptomyces sp. NBC_00237 encodes:
- the dxs gene encoding 1-deoxy-D-xylulose-5-phosphate synthase: protein MALLTRIKGPRDLDRLSPEQLDQLAAEIRTFLVDEVSKTGGHLGPNLGVVELTIALHRVFESPKDKVLWDTGHQSYVHKLLTGRQDFTRLKMKGGLSGYPARAESEHDVIENSHASTVLGWADGLAKANEVLGKDDAVVAVIGDGALTGGMAWEALNNIAVAKDRPLVIVVNDNERSYAPTIGGLANHLATLRTTDGYERFLARGKEFLERTPVVGKPLYETLHGAKKGLKDFIAPQGMFEDLGIKYVGPIDGHDIEALESALQRAKRFGGPVIVHCLTEKGRGYQPALADEADRFHAVGKIHPDTGLPIASSGVDWTSVFGEEMVKLGKEREDIVAITAAMLQPVGLDKFAKAFPNRVYDVGIAEQHGAVSAAGLATGGLHPVFAVYATFLNRAFDQVLMDVALHKCGVTFVLDRAGVTGTDGASHNGMWDMSILQVVPTLRIAAPRDADQVRAQLREAVQVTDAPTVVRFSKGAVGPAVKAVGKVGGMDVLRKPTTDVSRPDVLLVSVGALAPMCLEIADLLDAQGISSTVVDPRWVKPVDEAMAPLAEQHRVVVTVEDNSRAGGVGSAVAQALRDADVDVPLRDFGIPPVFLDHASRKEVMAEIGLTAPDIARQVTGLVAKIDGRLERAVAAEAVRD from the coding sequence GTGGCCCTGCTGACCCGCATCAAGGGACCGCGCGACCTGGACCGGCTGTCCCCGGAGCAGCTCGACCAGCTGGCCGCGGAGATCCGGACCTTCCTCGTCGACGAGGTGTCCAAGACCGGCGGCCACCTCGGCCCGAACCTGGGCGTGGTCGAGCTGACCATCGCCCTGCACCGGGTCTTCGAGTCCCCGAAGGACAAGGTCCTCTGGGACACCGGCCACCAGAGCTACGTGCACAAGCTGCTCACCGGCCGCCAGGACTTCACCCGGCTGAAGATGAAGGGCGGCCTCTCCGGCTACCCGGCGCGCGCCGAGTCCGAGCACGACGTCATCGAGAACAGCCACGCCTCCACCGTGCTGGGCTGGGCCGACGGCCTCGCCAAGGCCAACGAGGTGCTCGGCAAGGACGACGCGGTCGTCGCCGTCATCGGCGACGGCGCCCTCACCGGCGGCATGGCCTGGGAGGCGCTGAACAACATCGCCGTCGCCAAGGACCGCCCGCTGGTCATCGTCGTCAACGACAACGAGCGCTCGTACGCCCCCACCATCGGCGGCCTCGCCAACCACCTCGCCACCCTGCGCACCACGGACGGCTACGAGCGCTTCCTCGCCCGCGGCAAGGAGTTCCTGGAGCGCACCCCCGTCGTCGGCAAGCCGCTGTACGAGACCCTGCACGGCGCGAAGAAGGGGCTCAAGGACTTCATCGCCCCGCAGGGCATGTTCGAGGACCTCGGCATCAAGTACGTCGGCCCGATCGACGGCCACGACATCGAGGCCCTGGAGTCCGCGCTCCAGCGCGCCAAGCGCTTCGGCGGCCCGGTCATCGTGCACTGCCTCACCGAGAAGGGCCGCGGCTACCAGCCCGCCCTCGCGGACGAGGCCGACCGCTTCCACGCCGTCGGCAAGATCCACCCCGACACGGGCCTGCCCATCGCCTCCTCCGGCGTGGACTGGACCTCGGTCTTCGGCGAGGAGATGGTCAAGCTCGGCAAGGAGCGCGAGGACATCGTCGCGATCACCGCGGCCATGCTCCAGCCGGTCGGCCTGGACAAGTTCGCCAAGGCGTTCCCGAACCGCGTGTACGACGTGGGCATCGCCGAACAGCACGGTGCCGTCTCCGCGGCGGGTCTCGCCACCGGAGGTCTGCACCCCGTCTTCGCCGTGTACGCCACCTTCCTCAATCGTGCCTTCGACCAGGTCCTCATGGACGTGGCCCTCCACAAGTGCGGTGTGACCTTCGTACTGGACCGCGCGGGCGTCACCGGCACCGACGGCGCCTCGCACAACGGCATGTGGGACATGTCGATCCTCCAGGTCGTCCCGACCCTCAGGATCGCCGCCCCGCGCGACGCCGACCAGGTCCGCGCCCAGCTGCGCGAGGCCGTCCAGGTCACCGACGCCCCCACCGTCGTCCGCTTCTCCAAGGGCGCGGTCGGCCCGGCGGTCAAGGCCGTCGGCAAGGTCGGCGGCATGGACGTCCTCCGCAAGCCCACCACGGACGTGTCCCGCCCCGACGTCCTCCTGGTCTCGGTCGGTGCGCTCGCTCCCATGTGCCTGGAGATCGCCGACCTCCTCGACGCCCAGGGCATCTCCTCCACCGTCGTTGACCCCCGCTGGGTCAAGCCGGTCGACGAGGCGATGGCGCCGCTCGCCGAGCAGCACCGGGTCGTCGTCACCGTCGAGGACAACTCCCGCGCCGGAGGGGTCGGCTCCGCCGTCGCCCAGGCGCTGCGCGACGCGGATGTCGACGTACCGCTGCGCGACTTCGGCATTCCGCCGGTCTTCCTGGACCACGCCTCCCGCAAGGAGGTCATGGCCGAGATCGGGCTGACCGCGCCGGACATCGCGCGCCAGGTGACCGGCCTGGTGGCGAAGATCGACGGGCGGCTGGAGCGCGCGGTGGCGGCGGAGGCCGTCCGCGACTGA
- a CDS encoding sugar ABC transporter permease, whose protein sequence is MDADPGAAAGAVPVVDPRLLVREQGFAGYLTEFKRKIKGGELGSIPVVTGLIVIWTIFEISSGRFLDPSNLSNIAQYIVGPGLIATGIVFVLLLGEIDLSVGSVAGLTAAASSVLAIKQDVNELLAVVIGLLGAAAIGALHGFFFARIGVPAFVVTLAGFLGWSGLQLFVLGNTLSLNNISGGVIYHLNNYYFSDVAAAYGLATVAVAGYAWSQWNEHRRRKAADLPHRPMSELALRTVVVAVLVFAAAFVLNQEDGLPLGLTVFVGVVVLASFVLRRTTYGRQVFAVGGGVEAARRAGINVVWIRISVFTISGFLGGLGGLFIASQSGVADSNLGGGDTLMLAIAAAVIGGTSLFGGRGTPWSALLGILVIQSIMTGLYMEGSSSKAVQSMITGAVLLAAVVLDSVSRKSQKAAGRA, encoded by the coding sequence GTGGACGCCGATCCCGGGGCCGCCGCCGGTGCCGTTCCGGTGGTCGACCCCCGGCTGCTCGTGCGCGAGCAGGGCTTCGCCGGGTACCTGACCGAGTTCAAGCGCAAGATCAAGGGCGGCGAGCTCGGCTCGATACCGGTCGTCACCGGCCTGATCGTGATCTGGACGATCTTCGAGATCAGCTCGGGACGCTTCCTCGATCCGTCCAACCTGAGCAACATCGCCCAGTACATCGTCGGTCCCGGCCTCATCGCGACCGGCATCGTCTTCGTGCTGCTGCTCGGCGAGATCGACCTCTCCGTCGGCTCCGTGGCGGGCCTCACCGCCGCCGCCAGCTCCGTGCTCGCCATCAAGCAGGACGTGAACGAGCTCCTGGCCGTCGTCATCGGCCTGCTCGGCGCGGCGGCCATCGGAGCGCTGCACGGCTTCTTCTTCGCCCGGATCGGCGTCCCGGCCTTCGTGGTCACGCTCGCCGGCTTCCTGGGCTGGAGCGGCCTCCAGCTGTTCGTCCTCGGGAACACCCTGAGCCTGAACAACATCTCCGGCGGCGTCATCTACCACCTGAACAACTACTACTTCAGCGACGTGGCCGCCGCGTACGGCCTGGCCACCGTCGCGGTCGCCGGGTACGCCTGGTCGCAGTGGAACGAGCACCGCCGCCGCAAGGCGGCGGACCTGCCGCACCGCCCGATGAGCGAGCTGGCACTGCGTACGGTCGTCGTCGCCGTACTGGTCTTCGCCGCCGCGTTCGTCCTGAACCAGGAGGACGGCCTGCCGCTCGGCCTGACCGTCTTCGTCGGCGTCGTCGTCCTCGCCAGCTTCGTGCTGCGCCGCACCACCTACGGCCGCCAGGTCTTCGCCGTCGGCGGCGGCGTCGAGGCCGCGCGCCGGGCGGGCATCAACGTGGTCTGGATCCGGATCTCCGTCTTCACGATCTCCGGCTTCCTCGGCGGTCTCGGCGGCCTCTTCATCGCCTCCCAGTCCGGCGTCGCCGACTCCAACCTGGGCGGCGGCGACACCCTGATGCTCGCCATCGCGGCGGCCGTCATCGGCGGTACGAGCCTCTTCGGCGGGCGGGGCACCCCCTGGTCCGCCCTGCTCGGCATCCTCGTGATCCAGTCGATCATGACCGGCCTGTACATGGAGGGCTCCTCCAGCAAGGCGGTCCAGTCCATGATCACGGGCGCGGTGCTGCTGGCTGCGGTCGTGCTGGACTCCGTGTCGCGCAAGAGCCAGAAGGCGGCGGGGCGCGCCTAG
- a CDS encoding ATP-binding cassette domain-containing protein codes for MSAAPVLALRGVSKRFGAVQALTDVDLEVHAGQVVALVGDNGAGKSTLVKTIAGVHPIDEGSIEWDGKPVSIARPHDAQGLGVATVYQDLALCDNLDVVANLFLGRELGRAKVLDEVAMEKRAKELLDTLSIRIPSVRIPIASLSGGQRQVVAIARALVGDPKLVILDEPTAALGVEQTAQVLDLVERLRERGLAVLLISHNMADVKAVADEVAVLRLGRNNGVFKVKDTTNEEIIAAITGATDNAVTRRKARGAEAVK; via the coding sequence ATGTCCGCTGCGCCCGTCCTCGCGCTACGCGGAGTCTCCAAGCGGTTCGGAGCCGTGCAGGCCCTGACCGACGTCGACCTGGAAGTCCACGCCGGCCAAGTCGTCGCCCTCGTCGGCGACAACGGCGCCGGAAAGTCGACCCTGGTCAAGACGATCGCGGGGGTGCACCCCATCGACGAGGGCAGCATCGAATGGGACGGCAAACCCGTCTCCATCGCGCGCCCGCACGACGCCCAGGGTCTCGGCGTCGCCACCGTCTACCAGGACCTCGCGCTCTGCGACAACCTCGACGTCGTCGCCAACCTCTTCCTCGGCCGCGAACTCGGCCGGGCCAAGGTGCTCGACGAGGTCGCCATGGAGAAGCGCGCCAAGGAGCTCCTGGACACCCTGTCCATCCGCATCCCGAGCGTCCGCATCCCGATCGCCTCGCTCTCCGGCGGTCAGCGCCAGGTCGTCGCCATCGCCCGCGCGCTGGTCGGCGACCCCAAGCTGGTCATCCTCGACGAGCCGACCGCCGCCCTCGGCGTCGAGCAGACCGCCCAGGTCCTCGACCTGGTGGAACGGCTGCGCGAGCGGGGCCTCGCCGTCCTGCTGATCAGCCACAACATGGCCGACGTCAAGGCCGTCGCCGACGAGGTCGCGGTCCTGCGCCTCGGGCGCAACAACGGTGTCTTCAAGGTCAAGGACACCACCAACGAAGAGATCATCGCCGCGATCACGGGAGCCACGGACAACGCCGTGACCCGTCGCAAGGCGCGAGGCGCGGAGGCCGTGAAGTGA
- a CDS encoding substrate-binding domain-containing protein, with protein MKTHMRRAAIAVSAAAVLTLSLAACGEAGAGKEEKKDDKTIGLLLPESKTTRYESFDYPLIKAKVTELCSDCKVNYKNASENVSTQKQQFDDLVDSGVKVIVLDAVDSTATKAWVEEADKKGVKVVAYDRLAEGPVSAYVSFDNEKIGQLQGQGILDALGDKAKDGRVVMINGKESDPNAGLFKKGAHSVLDSKVKKVVYEQTGEWDPKIAGEKMGTAITSLGKDGFDAVYSANDGMAGGIIAALQSAGVKGIPVGGQDAELAGIQRILAGTQAFTIYKPYKPETDKTAEVAVKLLKGEKIDSLLTAKIDSPTTKGIPAELIQATVVTKANIKDTVVKDQLFKTADICKAEFAKPCAAAGIQ; from the coding sequence GTGAAGACCCACATGCGTCGTGCCGCCATAGCCGTATCCGCTGCTGCCGTGCTGACCCTGTCCCTCGCCGCGTGCGGCGAAGCAGGTGCGGGCAAGGAGGAGAAGAAGGACGACAAGACGATCGGCCTGCTCCTGCCGGAGAGCAAGACGACCCGTTACGAATCCTTCGACTACCCGCTGATCAAGGCCAAGGTCACCGAGCTCTGCTCCGACTGCAAGGTCAACTACAAGAACGCGTCCGAGAACGTCTCGACCCAGAAGCAGCAGTTCGACGACCTCGTCGACTCCGGCGTCAAGGTCATCGTGCTCGACGCCGTCGACTCCACCGCCACCAAGGCGTGGGTCGAGGAGGCCGACAAGAAGGGCGTCAAGGTCGTCGCGTACGACCGTCTCGCCGAGGGCCCGGTCTCCGCGTACGTCTCCTTCGACAACGAGAAGATCGGCCAGCTCCAGGGCCAGGGCATCCTCGACGCGCTGGGCGACAAGGCCAAGGACGGCCGCGTCGTCATGATCAACGGCAAGGAGTCGGACCCCAACGCCGGGCTGTTCAAGAAGGGCGCGCACTCCGTCCTCGACAGCAAGGTCAAGAAGGTGGTCTACGAGCAGACGGGCGAGTGGGACCCGAAGATCGCGGGCGAGAAGATGGGCACCGCCATCACCTCGCTCGGCAAGGACGGCTTCGACGCCGTCTACTCCGCCAACGACGGCATGGCGGGCGGCATCATCGCGGCCCTCCAGTCGGCGGGCGTCAAGGGCATCCCGGTCGGCGGTCAGGACGCGGAGCTCGCGGGCATCCAGCGGATCCTCGCCGGTACGCAGGCGTTCACCATCTACAAGCCGTACAAGCCGGAGACGGACAAGACGGCCGAGGTCGCGGTGAAGCTGCTGAAGGGCGAGAAGATCGACTCGCTCCTCACCGCGAAGATCGACAGCCCGACCACCAAGGGCATTCCGGCGGAGCTGATCCAGGCCACGGTCGTGACCAAGGCGAACATCAAGGACACGGTCGTCAAGGACCAGCTCTTCAAGACGGCCGACATCTGCAAGGCGGAGTTCGCGAAGCCGTGCGCGGCCGCGGGCATCCAGTAG
- a CDS encoding ROK family transcriptional regulator gives METPGSQTSLHRANLERVVRAVRMAGSLTQAEIARSTGLSAATVSNIVRELKESGTVEVTPTSAGGRRARSVSLSGDAGVVIGVDFGHTHLRVAVGNLAHQVLAEESEPLDVDASAAQGFDRAEQLVKRLIEATGISQDKVIGVGLGVPGPIDVESGLLGSTAILPGWQGINPSEELAARLGVPVYVDNDANLGALGELVWGAGRGVRDLAYIKVASGVGAGLVIDGRVYRGPGGTAGEIGHITLDESGPVCRCGNRGCLETFTAARYVLPLLMPSHGPDLTMERVVQLAREGDPGCRRVIADVGRHIGSGVANLCNLLNPSRVVLGGDLADSGELVLGPIRDSVSRYAIPSAARHLSVLPGALGGRAEVLGALALVLSEMGDSTLLDTAQPVNSLGNSLGTDQRSTPAFIQRIDGTVVISLRVYSLTLWRHAS, from the coding sequence ATGGAGACTCCGGGATCGCAGACGTCTCTGCACCGGGCCAATCTGGAGCGGGTCGTGCGCGCGGTGCGCATGGCGGGCTCGCTGACCCAGGCCGAGATCGCGAGAAGCACCGGGCTCTCCGCCGCCACGGTCTCCAACATCGTGCGCGAGCTGAAGGAAAGCGGAACGGTCGAGGTCACGCCCACCTCGGCGGGCGGCCGCAGGGCCCGCAGCGTCTCGCTCAGCGGTGACGCGGGCGTCGTCATCGGCGTCGACTTCGGCCACACCCACCTGCGGGTGGCCGTCGGCAACCTGGCCCACCAGGTGCTCGCCGAGGAGTCCGAGCCGCTGGACGTCGACGCCTCCGCCGCGCAGGGCTTCGACCGCGCCGAACAGCTGGTGAAGCGGCTGATCGAGGCCACCGGCATCAGCCAGGACAAGGTCATCGGCGTCGGCCTCGGCGTGCCGGGCCCCATCGACGTGGAGTCAGGACTTCTCGGCTCCACCGCGATCCTGCCGGGCTGGCAGGGCATCAACCCCAGCGAGGAGCTCGCGGCCCGTCTCGGGGTTCCGGTGTACGTCGACAACGACGCGAACCTCGGGGCGCTCGGCGAACTCGTCTGGGGCGCGGGGCGCGGCGTGCGCGACCTCGCGTACATCAAGGTGGCCAGCGGCGTCGGTGCGGGTCTGGTGATAGACGGCCGCGTCTACCGGGGCCCCGGCGGCACCGCGGGGGAGATCGGCCACATCACGCTCGACGAGTCTGGCCCGGTCTGCCGGTGCGGCAATCGGGGCTGCCTGGAGACCTTCACGGCGGCCCGGTACGTCCTGCCGCTGCTGATGCCCTCGCACGGCCCGGACCTGACCATGGAGCGCGTCGTGCAGCTCGCCCGCGAGGGCGACCCGGGCTGCCGCCGGGTGATCGCCGACGTGGGCCGCCACATCGGCAGCGGCGTCGCGAACCTCTGCAACCTCCTCAACCCCAGCCGGGTCGTCCTCGGCGGCGATCTCGCGGACTCCGGCGAGCTGGTGCTCGGGCCGATCCGTGACTCGGTGTCGCGGTACGCGATCCCCAGCGCGGCCCGGCATTTGAGCGTGCTCCCGGGGGCGCTCGGCGGACGCGCGGAGGTGCTGGGCGCGCTCGCGCTCGTACTGAGTGAAATGGGGGATTCGACCCTGTTGGACACGGCTCAGCCGGTGAATTCGCTGGGCAACTCGCTTGGTACAGACCAACGTTCGACACCCGCCTTCATTCAAAGAATAGATGGCACCGTTGTCATCTCGTTAAGGGTTTACTCCTTGACGCTATGGCGGCACGCGAGTTGA
- a CDS encoding carbohydrate ABC transporter permease encodes MATATADRPKTQGPSVKPPKRPFRPRTLVIAVVAWGLAALFLAPYLEMIVTALRPKSELRDRSYLPSSFEWSNFIEVWKQSELGQNLQVTLLVAGGATVLVLLVALPAAYYTARMKFRGRKFFLLLVLVTQMFQPTALLIGLYREFYQLGMLNSVWTLIITNAAFNLAFAVWILTAYIGSIPAELEEAAMVDGTSRFGAMIRVTLPLALPGVVTALIFTFITTWNEFAMGLTLTTDPASQPLTVGINNFIGAYTVEWNYLFAASVVAIIPVIILFAFIERHVVSGLTAGSVK; translated from the coding sequence ATGGCCACCGCTACGGCCGACCGGCCGAAGACGCAGGGCCCCTCGGTCAAGCCCCCGAAGCGGCCCTTCCGGCCGCGCACCCTGGTCATCGCCGTGGTGGCCTGGGGACTCGCGGCGCTCTTCCTCGCCCCGTACCTCGAAATGATCGTCACGGCGCTGCGGCCGAAGTCGGAGCTGCGCGACCGCTCCTACCTGCCGAGCAGCTTCGAGTGGTCGAACTTCATCGAGGTCTGGAAGCAGTCCGAGCTCGGCCAGAACCTCCAGGTGACGCTGCTGGTCGCGGGCGGGGCGACGGTGCTGGTGCTGCTGGTGGCGCTGCCCGCCGCGTACTACACGGCGCGGATGAAGTTCCGCGGCCGGAAGTTCTTCCTGCTGCTCGTGCTGGTCACCCAGATGTTCCAGCCGACGGCGCTGCTGATCGGTCTGTACCGCGAGTTCTACCAGTTGGGCATGCTCAACTCGGTCTGGACGCTGATCATCACCAACGCGGCCTTCAACCTGGCCTTCGCGGTGTGGATCCTGACCGCCTACATCGGCTCCATTCCGGCGGAGCTGGAGGAGGCGGCGATGGTGGACGGCACCAGCCGCTTCGGCGCGATGATCCGGGTGACGCTGCCGCTGGCGCTGCCCGGCGTGGTGACCGCGCTCATCTTCACGTTCATCACGACCTGGAACGAGTTCGCGATGGGCCTGACCCTCACCACCGACCCGGCCAGCCAGCCGCTCACGGTCGGCATCAACAACTTCATCGGGGCCTACACGGTGGAGTGGAACTACCTCTTCGCCGCGTCGGTGGTCGCGATCATTCCGGTGATCATCCTGTTCGCGTTCATCGAGCGGCACGTGGTGTCCGGACTGACCGCCGGTTCCGTGAAGTAG
- a CDS encoding carbohydrate ABC transporter permease, with amino-acid sequence MSLKAPPSPAETGGGRGGRDPRPVSRRSGLARLGPLPWIAPVILLILFVVVWPVVELIRTSFLNISISGKVRGSAGTDKYKKLFEETDLGSVLIWTVLWTVVVVAFTMLISLALAQLFNQKFPGRTITRWALIAPWAASVLMTAIGFKWMLNQTAGVLNTLMMDLGLIDGPQDWLGDASTAWPWMMAVAVFVSLPFTTYTLLAGLQTIPGEVYEASRIDGAGTWQTYRFITLPMLRPAFLIGIVINLINVFNSFPIIWAMTQGGPGYDTSTSMVFMYKLKETDIGESAAMSVVNFVLVVVLVLIFLKVSRWNEED; translated from the coding sequence GTGTCACTCAAGGCCCCTCCGTCCCCCGCCGAGACCGGCGGGGGACGGGGCGGGCGCGACCCCAGGCCGGTGAGTCGCCGCAGCGGACTGGCCAGGCTCGGCCCGCTGCCCTGGATTGCGCCCGTCATCCTGCTGATCCTCTTCGTCGTCGTCTGGCCGGTCGTCGAGCTGATCCGCACCTCCTTCCTCAACATCTCCATCTCCGGCAAGGTGCGCGGCAGCGCCGGAACCGACAAGTACAAGAAGCTGTTCGAGGAGACCGACCTCGGCTCCGTCCTGATCTGGACGGTCCTCTGGACGGTCGTCGTCGTGGCCTTCACGATGCTGATCTCGCTGGCCCTCGCCCAGCTGTTCAACCAGAAGTTCCCCGGCCGTACGATCACCCGCTGGGCGCTCATCGCCCCCTGGGCCGCGTCCGTGCTGATGACGGCCATCGGCTTCAAGTGGATGCTCAACCAGACCGCGGGCGTGCTCAACACGCTGATGATGGACCTCGGTCTCATCGACGGGCCCCAGGACTGGCTGGGCGACGCGTCCACCGCGTGGCCGTGGATGATGGCCGTCGCCGTCTTCGTGTCGCTGCCCTTCACCACGTACACGCTGCTGGCGGGTCTTCAGACCATCCCCGGCGAGGTGTACGAAGCCTCGCGCATCGACGGCGCCGGGACCTGGCAGACGTACCGGTTCATCACCCTGCCGATGCTGCGTCCGGCGTTCCTGATCGGCATCGTCATCAACCTGATCAACGTCTTCAACTCCTTCCCGATCATCTGGGCCATGACCCAGGGCGGCCCGGGCTACGACACGTCCACCTCGATGGTGTTCATGTACAAGCTGAAGGAGACCGACATCGGCGAGTCGGCGGCCATGTCGGTCGTCAACTTCGTGCTGGTCGTGGTGCTCGTACTGATCTTCCTGAAGGTCAGCCGCTGGAACGAGGAGGACTGA
- a CDS encoding extracellular solute-binding protein, whose product MRNRVIATGAATLVMALGLSACGGDGDGGGGGDDAKGKTIKVVAADYGTSAADASKPFWEKVAKDFEAANAGYKVELQVINWNDIDKTVKTMIAAGNEPDILQTGGYADKVADDLLYKVDDVMSPATKANLSPGFAEAGKVKGAAYGIPWVASTRTFFYNKKAFATAGITKPPTTWAEVADAAKKLKEKKAAEIPYALPLGPEETQGETLMWEMGNGGGYKDDAGKYTLNSAQNVETFKWLQDNLVKPGLTYPNPATTDRKTAFADFAAGKVGMMNGHPSVVKMAEDGKVEYGMASIPGKSGPLDSTLGVGDWTMAFKDGKGSKEAIKKFLDFTYTKDNLVKFSGMYNFIPVTTDAAAAMQADPKNAKLKDFFAALPKAKFYPVSDTSWDVVSAEIKKTGGKAASEDPKAVLDDLQKKAEEAAKTAK is encoded by the coding sequence ATGAGGAATCGGGTTATCGCCACCGGTGCGGCAACGCTCGTGATGGCACTGGGGCTGAGTGCCTGCGGTGGAGACGGTGACGGGGGCGGCGGCGGGGACGACGCCAAGGGCAAGACCATCAAGGTCGTCGCCGCCGACTACGGCACGAGCGCGGCCGACGCCTCGAAGCCGTTCTGGGAGAAGGTCGCCAAGGACTTCGAGGCCGCCAACGCCGGGTACAAGGTCGAGCTCCAGGTCATCAACTGGAACGACATCGACAAGACCGTGAAGACCATGATCGCGGCGGGCAACGAGCCCGACATCCTCCAGACCGGCGGTTACGCCGACAAGGTCGCCGACGACCTGCTCTACAAGGTCGACGACGTCATGTCGCCCGCCACCAAGGCCAACCTCTCGCCCGGGTTCGCCGAGGCGGGCAAGGTCAAGGGTGCCGCCTACGGCATCCCGTGGGTGGCCTCCACCCGTACGTTCTTCTACAACAAGAAGGCGTTCGCGACCGCGGGCATCACCAAGCCCCCGACCACCTGGGCCGAGGTCGCCGACGCGGCGAAGAAGCTCAAGGAGAAGAAGGCCGCGGAGATCCCGTACGCCCTCCCGCTCGGTCCCGAGGAGACCCAGGGCGAGACCCTGATGTGGGAGATGGGCAACGGCGGCGGCTACAAGGACGACGCCGGCAAGTACACGCTCAACAGCGCCCAGAACGTCGAGACCTTCAAGTGGCTCCAGGACAACCTGGTCAAGCCCGGCCTCACCTACCCCAACCCCGCCACCACGGACCGCAAGACGGCCTTCGCCGACTTCGCGGCGGGCAAGGTCGGCATGATGAACGGCCACCCGAGCGTCGTCAAGATGGCCGAGGACGGCAAGGTCGAATACGGGATGGCGAGCATCCCCGGCAAGTCGGGCCCGCTGGACTCCACCCTCGGCGTCGGTGACTGGACGATGGCCTTCAAGGACGGCAAGGGCAGCAAGGAAGCCATCAAGAAGTTCCTCGACTTCACCTACACCAAGGACAACCTGGTGAAGTTCTCGGGGATGTACAACTTCATCCCCGTCACCACGGACGCGGCGGCCGCGATGCAGGCCGACCCGAAGAACGCCAAGCTGAAGGACTTCTTCGCGGCGCTCCCGAAGGCCAAGTTCTACCCGGTCAGCGACACCTCGTGGGACGTCGTCTCCGCCGAGATCAAGAAGACCGGCGGCAAGGCGGCCAGCGAGGACCCGAAGGCCGTCCTGGACGACCTCCAGAAGAAGGCAGAGGAAGCGGCGAAGACCGCAAAGTAA
- a CDS encoding carbohydrate ABC transporter permease yields MSTITKGRQDRLSRADQVKVKEGGGTLNVFSHAFLVLWTLMAAGPLIWVAITAFRTSVDILNDPMGLPSSFHWANFANAWTQAHIGQYAVNSLIILAGSLTGTMLLGSMAAYVIARFTFPGNKFVFLLFAGGMMFPVILALVPLFAVMENFQLLDTRAGLIIAYIAYSLPFTTFFLTSFFRTLPTGVQEAAMVDGASHTRTFFQIMLPMAKPGLVSIGIFNFLGQWNQYLLPLLLNNENESSYVLPQGLASLAIAQGYRGDWGALFAGLTIAMVPVLVVYAVFQRQVQAGLTAGALK; encoded by the coding sequence ATGAGCACCATCACCAAGGGCCGTCAGGACCGTCTGTCCAGGGCCGACCAGGTCAAGGTCAAGGAGGGCGGCGGCACCCTCAACGTCTTCTCGCACGCCTTCCTGGTGCTGTGGACCCTGATGGCGGCGGGCCCGCTGATCTGGGTCGCGATCACCGCGTTCCGCACCTCGGTCGACATCCTCAACGACCCGATGGGACTGCCCTCCTCCTTCCATTGGGCGAACTTCGCGAACGCGTGGACACAGGCACACATCGGGCAGTACGCCGTCAACTCGCTGATCATCCTGGCGGGTTCGCTGACCGGCACCATGCTGCTGGGCTCGATGGCGGCGTACGTCATCGCCCGCTTCACCTTCCCCGGCAACAAGTTCGTCTTCCTGCTGTTCGCGGGCGGCATGATGTTCCCCGTCATCCTGGCGCTCGTACCGCTCTTCGCGGTCATGGAGAACTTCCAGCTCCTGGACACGCGGGCCGGGCTGATCATCGCGTACATCGCCTACTCGCTGCCCTTCACCACCTTCTTCCTGACCTCCTTCTTCCGCACGCTGCCCACCGGCGTGCAGGAGGCGGCCATGGTGGACGGCGCGTCCCACACCCGGACGTTCTTCCAGATCATGCTGCCGATGGCCAAGCCGGGCCTGGTGAGCATCGGCATCTTCAACTTCCTCGGCCAGTGGAACCAGTACCTGCTGCCGCTGCTGCTCAACAACGAGAACGAGTCCAGCTACGTACTCCCTCAGGGGCTCGCCTCGTTGGCCATCGCGCAGGGTTACCGGGGCGACTGGGGCGCGCTGTTCGCGGGGCTGACCATCGCGATGGTCCCCGTGCTCGTCGTGTACGCGGTCTTCCAGCGGCAGGTGCAGGCGGGGCTCACCGCGGGAGCGCTCAAGTAG